The following proteins are co-located in the Leptospira weilii genome:
- a CDS encoding 3-deoxy-D-manno-octulosonic acid transferase, translating into MIFLYQILTIFLLILIFPLSLLFPSVRLFFRKRSEDKKRILSKALDLSGKHTVWLHAASVGELDQCKALALEFRKYDLSAFLIQSVFSESVRDSQLEAFPADETFRLPIDFPTNYDWIFSHFQPKVLVLMAWDTWPNLILSAKRLGAKVVLGSAVIGARKQGLMGSLTKAVFSHLDGIFPSHESFYDSFRALVPDNIPVKVLGDTRFDIVLKKIEDNKKEFKKPRNYPYSKIILFASTYEPCEKLIVSLYEFIRSKNPDLLYEIAFWIFPHKTSPDRITSIEYNLQDANISYQTWTSVPFENMSAQTIIFDVLGVLAFAYQAADFAYVGGALHNRVHNVLEPATFGLPLMTGPKISNSPEAKILNQTGGLFIVESPKDIFDILNIPKTEFEKIRKHNAEFVQSGRGAAKRLFDEIIKL; encoded by the coding sequence ATGATTTTTTTATACCAAATCCTGACGATCTTTCTTCTTATCCTTATCTTTCCTCTCTCCCTCTTATTTCCTTCCGTAAGACTTTTTTTTAGAAAACGGTCCGAGGATAAAAAAAGAATTCTTTCCAAAGCTTTGGATCTTTCCGGTAAACATACCGTGTGGTTGCACGCGGCTTCCGTGGGAGAATTGGATCAGTGCAAAGCCTTGGCCCTTGAGTTCAGAAAATATGATCTGTCCGCTTTTTTGATTCAATCCGTTTTTTCCGAAAGTGTTAGAGATTCTCAACTCGAAGCGTTTCCCGCCGACGAAACCTTTCGCCTTCCGATCGATTTTCCGACCAATTATGATTGGATCTTCTCTCATTTCCAACCCAAGGTTTTGGTTTTGATGGCCTGGGACACTTGGCCGAATCTTATTCTTTCCGCGAAGCGCTTGGGCGCCAAAGTGGTGTTAGGTTCCGCGGTGATTGGCGCGCGCAAACAAGGTTTGATGGGAAGCTTGACTAAGGCGGTTTTTAGCCATTTGGACGGTATTTTTCCCTCTCACGAATCCTTTTACGATTCGTTTCGCGCTCTCGTTCCGGATAATATTCCGGTAAAAGTTTTGGGCGACACCAGATTCGATATCGTTCTTAAAAAGATAGAAGACAATAAAAAGGAATTCAAAAAACCCAGGAATTATCCGTATTCTAAAATTATACTATTTGCATCCACTTACGAGCCTTGTGAAAAATTAATCGTTTCTCTCTACGAGTTCATTCGTTCTAAAAATCCGGATTTGTTATACGAAATCGCGTTTTGGATATTTCCCCACAAAACTTCCCCCGACCGAATAACTTCCATAGAATACAATCTTCAGGACGCGAATATCTCTTACCAAACCTGGACTTCCGTTCCTTTCGAAAATATGTCCGCTCAAACGATCATCTTTGATGTGTTAGGCGTTTTAGCTTTTGCGTATCAGGCTGCGGACTTCGCCTATGTAGGAGGCGCCCTTCATAATCGAGTCCACAACGTTTTGGAACCCGCAACCTTCGGTTTACCTTTGATGACGGGCCCTAAAATTTCCAATTCCCCCGAGGCTAAAATCTTAAATCAAACCGGAGGGTTGTTTATCGTGGAATCCCCGAAGGACATATTCGATATTTTGAACATTCCAAAAACAGAATTCGAAAAAATCCGAAAACACAACGCGGAATTCGTTCAGTCCGGTCGGGGCGCGGCGAAACGGTTGTTCGATGAGATTATTAAATTATAA
- a CDS encoding flagellar filament outer layer protein FlaA, with translation MFFPRALFVLYLLGSISGQVDLSSAPVKRDEDEMSRVLILEKILSEWKQYNLFLVDSFDGARPWEIYRGVSFLNEIRFNSQIPDNTAFSKEREFYPSLSTANDYRSMMIQTFFENPKHAHLEIRPKEKIRLPIGIPSRIFFWMYSSSQNAKLELVLYQHKSKEIVIDLGDLNFDGWKRIEKKLTIPVKNTRLNQNLHYPFEVAEIRLIPGPFQKKGEFVFYLDRMGILVDTRNNSYPGAEIKDNWGTGL, from the coding sequence TTGTTTTTTCCCCGAGCTCTATTTGTTCTTTATCTTTTGGGTTCCATTTCGGGGCAGGTTGACCTTTCTTCCGCTCCGGTCAAAAGGGATGAAGACGAAATGAGCCGAGTTCTGATTTTAGAAAAGATACTATCCGAATGGAAACAATACAATCTTTTTCTTGTGGACTCGTTCGACGGCGCACGACCTTGGGAAATTTACAGAGGGGTTTCCTTTTTGAACGAAATCCGTTTTAATTCTCAGATCCCCGATAACACGGCTTTTTCCAAAGAGAGAGAATTTTATCCCTCTCTTTCCACCGCGAACGATTATCGCTCCATGATGATTCAGACTTTTTTCGAGAACCCAAAACATGCCCATTTGGAAATTCGACCCAAAGAGAAAATCAGACTTCCAATCGGGATTCCATCTCGAATTTTTTTTTGGATGTATTCCTCTTCTCAAAACGCGAAATTAGAATTGGTTCTTTATCAGCATAAGTCCAAGGAAATCGTGATCGATCTAGGGGATTTGAATTTCGACGGTTGGAAACGGATCGAAAAAAAATTGACGATCCCGGTAAAAAACACCAGGCTAAATCAAAATTTGCATTACCCGTTCGAAGTGGCGGAAATTCGACTCATCCCCGGTCCGTTTCAGAAAAAGGGAGAATTCGTTTTTTATCTGGATCGTATGGGTATCCTCGTGGATACAAGAAACAACAGTTATCCCGGTGCGGAGATTAAAGATAACTGGGGTACCGGTCTCTGA